The genomic segment TTCGCTTTTGGTTATTCCGTTTCGTCTTTTAAAATTACCGGTTTCGTTGGGACATATGTGGAGATCGCATGTTTATAAATTAGTTGTTGCTTGCCGTCCGACTCAAGCAAGACGGTATAATTGTCATACGATTTAATAAGTCCTTTCAATTGAAATCCATTCAGTAAGAATACCGTTACAAATGTATTATTCTTTCGTAACGAGTTTAAAAACGTTTCTTGCATGTTAACCTGTTTCATACGCCGAATCCTCCAGTTGTCATAGCTATATTTCTAGTGCTCCACTTACTTTATTCGACCCAGATTATCGAAACCCTTCAAGATTGCCAAAATTCTATTTACAATTTCAGTAGTTCCCAATTCTGCATCGAACCAGCTGATGTCCAGTTTGTTGCGGAAATAGGTCATTTGCCGTTTTGCGTAGTTACGCGTATTTTTTTTAATTAATTCAACAGCGTCGTCTAGTAACAACTTCTCTTCGATATATTGATGAAGTTCTTTATAGCCAATCGCTTGTACAGATTGTACGCCACGAATTTCTTCATCCCATAATCGTTTCGCTTCCTCTAGAAGACCTTTCTCCATCATTATGTCGACACGGAGACCAATCCGTTCATAGAGCACATCCCGGTCCATTTCAAGACCAACAATGAGATGGTCATAAAGAGATGCGTGTCCTGCGTCGTCTTCATGATCTTCCTTTGTTTTACCTGTAACTTCAATGATTTCAAGCGCTCGAACAAGCCGGCGATGATTATTCGGGTGAATTTTTTCAGCACTCACCGGGTCAAGCTCAACCAGTTTTTCATACAGATATGCGGCCCCTTTTTCAGCAAGTTCGTGCTCCAAGCGTTTCCTTACTTCTAGATCCGCCGCTTCTTCTGTAAAACGGAAATCGAACAGTACGGATTGAATGTATAATCCGGTACCCCCTACGATGATTGGAGTTTTTCCACGGCCCTGTATATCTTTTATCCACTTTCGTACATCCGTTTGGTACTCTGCAACAGAAAAAGGTTCATTCGGTTCTTTTACATCGAATAAATGATGCGGGATGCCATTCATCTCTTCTTCTGTGATTTTGGCTGTCCCGATATCAAGCCCTTTGTATACTTGCATCGCATCACCATTAATGACTTCCCCGCCAATTATTTTGGCAAGTTCAATACTTAACGACGTCTTTCCAGATGCTGTTGGTCCGACGATTGCGATTACTTCAGGATATTTGCTCATTTTTTTCAATCCAGTCATAAACGGTTTTGAATACGTGTTGACGGTTCTTTTCATGGAGCATTTCATGCCTGCCACCTTCGAACAAAAGTACCGTAACATCTTCTAGGCCCGCCTTATTGTATTGCTTTGCTACACTCCAAACCCCTTTTCCACTGTCACCTACCGGATCTTCACTCCCTGAAAAAAGGATAATAGGAAGTTTTTTAGGGATTTTATTTATTTCATCTATGTCATGGATTTCTCCAAGTCCTTTGAATAAATCCGCAAAAAAACGTGTGGTTGGGACTACTCCACAAGCGGGGTCAATCAAATATTTCTCAACAGCTTCAGTATCGGTAGAAAGCCAGTCAAATGGCGTTTTCGGTTGATGAACCGACTTATTGAAACCACCAAAAACGAGTTTGTTTAGGAAATTATCTGGCTGATCAAAACCGTTTTTCTTGCCGTGCAGATAAGCAACTGCCTGCCCTGCGAAGCGGCTTGCACCAGGGTCTCCGCCTGTCCCTGAAAATATTGCCAGATCAACTTCACTGCCATGGAGTTGGACATATCTCCGTGCGACGAACGATCCCATACTATGACCGAACAGAACGAAACGCGGGGATGGATACTGCTCCCGAAGTTTCGAAATGACTTCGAAAGCATCCTGAACAACGTGGTCAAATCCGTCCTCATCGGCAAAATGCCCTTTTATTCCGTTCATTTTAGCCGTCTTGCCATGTCCCCGGTGGTCGTGACCAGATACGATATATCCTTTCTCCACGAGATAGTATGCAAATTCTACATATCTGCCAATATGTTCGGACATGCCGTGAAGAAGATGGATATGTCCAATCGGATTACCTTCTGGTTTCATCACGATGGCATGAATTAAAAAACCATCTGACATTTCAAGTGTCGCTTCTCTCATTGGAATGCACCGTCCTTCGCTTTTGTCTCGATCAATATGAACATTTTGATAGGGAATATCGCGTTCCAGTCACGTTTCTGCAACATTTAGTACTGCAAATTACCTCTGTAGACCGGTTAGAGGTCTCTGACGCTAAGTTTCGAATCCTTGGGCTAGCGACTCAAACAATCCACGTGTACATGCATTCAGCACGATTACACAGGTAGTACGAATATATACTTCCTCAATCTGCTTTCTACATCACTCGTTTGAACATTTTTTCCAGTTCATACGTCGTGAAATGGATAAGCACTGGCCTGCCATGTGGACAAGTAAATGGATTGTCGACTGCAGATAGATCATTCAACAGCCTTTCCATATCTGCTAGTGTCAAATGGTGATTTGCTTTGATGGAGCGTTTACAACTCATCATAATGGCTGCTTCTTCACGCAATTTACCGATATCAATTTTTCGTGTAGTCAACACTTGCTCAATAATATCTTCGATGATAACCGTCTCTTCTCCTGTTGGAAACCAAGATGGATATTCTTTTACCGCATAGGAAGAAGGTCCAAACTCCTCTAGGAAGATACCGACTTCCTGCAACATACTCATGTTTTCCTCAATTTTCGTTTTCTCGTCTGCTGAGTAATGGAACATAAGAGGAATTAGTAACATTTGACGTTCTTCATTATCCGTCTCACTCAATTTATCCCTAAAAAACTCATACTTTATTCGTTCTTGGGCTGCATGCTGGTCAATCATGAAGAAACCGTCTTCATTTTGCGCAACAATATAGGTACCATGAACCTGTCCAACTGGCGCTAGAGCCGGGAATTTTTTATCTACTTCTTGTTGTTCAACTTCTTCTAGGGCAATCTGCGGTTCATTGACCATCCAAGGCTTTTGTTCAACGGGATCATTTTCAGGAAGATCATAAGACTCGTACGCTGGTTTTTCTAGTGGTTTCATTGACGGTGCTGCCACTGTTGTTGGCCTTTCTGTTCGGAATTGATTCCACATATTTACTTGTTCAGATTGATTTTTCTTGGCAGGTTCTTTTTTTATAGCGTCAGGAACGATTGTGTTTTTCCGAATAGCCTTCTGAATAGATTCTTTAATGAGCGCCAGTAACTCACCCTCTTTACTCATGCGGATATGTTGTTTGGAAGGATGCACATTGACGTCTGTCAAATAGGGATCCCCTTCAACGTTGATAACCGAGATTGGAGAGCGTCCTATCGGCAAATACGTATGGAATGCATCTAGAATTGCATGATTGATCGCATTGCTCTTCACCCATCTGCCATTGACGATTAACGTCATATAGTTTCTTGACGCACGTGTCATTTCGGGCAATGTTACATGACCCGAAACTTTGTAATCCGCATTCTCGCCCGCGAAGCTCACCATTTTACGGGCGACAGCTATACCGTAGATATCTGAAAGCACACGGCGTTGATCTCCGCTTCCCGCTGTCTGCAATAGTACTTGACTGTAATGCGAGAGTTTAAACGCAATTGTAGGATGGCTTAGTGCAAGTCGATTGACGAGATCGATTGTATGGCCCAGTTCTGTTTGAATTGTTTTCATATATTTTAGGCGTGCAGGCGTATTGAAAAACAATTGAGAAACAGTAATGTCCGTTCCTTTGCGGAATGCCGCATTATCATGTTTGACAAGTCGACCTCCGTCAATTTGGACTTCTGTGCCTTCTGTTTCTCCGTCAGAAGTCCACATAATTATCTTGGACACGGATGCAATACTCGCAAGTGCTTCTCCCCGGAACCCAAGCGTACGAATTCGGAATAAATCATGGTCATTTGATATCTTACTTGTTGCATGCCGCTCAAACGCTTGAACAGCATCTTTTTTAGACATGCCATTGCCGTTATCTGTTACACGAATTGTCAGTAGACCGGCTTCCTCAAGTCCAATTTCAATCACAGTACTTTCTGCATCAATCGCATTTTCAACGAGCTCTTTCACGATGGAAGCAGGACGTTCGACGACTTCGCCCGCAGCGATTTTATTGGACAGCGTATCGTCCATCACTTTGATGATGTCTATCGGTCTCACCCTTTCTTAGGTCTGAGCTTTTCTTTCAATTCATGGATGTATTGCAGTGCCTGGAACGGTGTCATATTAAGTAGATCAGCATCGTTCAGATTAGTCAGCACATCTTGCTCTTCTGCCGACAAGGTAACCTGCTCATCGTGTTGAATATCAAAAAAGTTCAATTGCGTTGGTTCATCTTCATGAACCGTTCGTTTTTCCACATTTTCAAATGTAGTGAGTAATGTTTTTGCTCGGTTGAGAAGCGATTCGGGTAGACCTGCAAGATCTGCAACGTAAATTCCGTAACTTTTATCAGCCGGCCCCGCCATCACTTTATGGAGAAAGACGACTTTTCCATCCTGTTCCATTGCAGCGACATGAACATTTTCAAGTCGAGATAGTTCATTATCCAAATTGGTCAGCTCATGATAATGGGTAGAAAACAGTGTATTCGCTCCAATTTCATTGTGAATATGTTCCATCATCGCCTGCGCTAATGCCATACCATCATATGTTGAAGTACCGCGTCCGATTTCATCAAAAAGGAGAAGACTTTGTGCAGTTGCATTTGCGATTGCGAATTGAGATTCCATCATTTCCATCATAAACGTACTTTGTCCTGAAGCTAGGTCATCCGCTGCACCAATTCTTGTGAATATTTGATCGGTAACAGGAAGTGACGCCTGATCGCAAGGTACGTAGCAGCCAATCTGCGCCATCACGACAATGAGCGCTACTTGCCGCATGTATGTACTTTTACCGGACATATTTGGTCCCGTGATAAGCAACATATTCGCTTCATCAGTCAATTTGCAGTTATTAGGAACATAAAGAGAATGGTCAATCATCTTTTCAACGACCGGATGACGCCCGTTCTTGATTTCCAATGCTTTTCCATCGTGAAATACTGGTTTTACGTAGTTACGCTTTTCCGAAACCGCTGCGAATGAAAGAAGGACATCCAGTTCGCTTAAGACACTTGCAAGATGCTGAATATGCCTAATATGTGTTTTCATGGAATCCCGAACCTTACTGAATAACTGATACTCTAGCTCTAGTCCTCCCGCTTCCGCATTGAGGATAAGATCTTCCTTCTCTTTTAGCTCAGGAGTTATGTAACGTTCAGCATTCGCAAGCGTCTGCTTTCTTTCATATCGTTCCAAATCGGCAAGGTGGATATTGGATTTCGTAATCTCTATATAATAGCCGAATATTCTGTTGTATCCTATTTTTAACGATTTAATGCCTGTCCGCTCGCGTTCCTCGCGTTCAAGTTCTGCAAGCCACGCCTTACCATTTTTTGAAGCATCACGGTATTGGTCGAGTTTTTCATCGTAGCCATCCTTGATGATGCCGCCTTCTTTAACGGATAGTGGCGGATTTTCAGCAATTGCTAGTTCAAGAATGTGTAGCGCTTCTTCGCAACCGTCAATTCGTTCGGAAAACTGATTTAGTAACGGTCTTTCTGATTCATGAAGTGCTTTTTTTATGTTTGGGACACGACGGAGTGAGTTACGAAGTTGTGC from the Sporosarcina psychrophila genome contains:
- the mutL gene encoding DNA mismatch repair endonuclease MutL encodes the protein MDIIKVMDDTLSNKIAAGEVVERPASIVKELVENAIDAESTVIEIGLEEAGLLTIRVTDNGNGMSKKDAVQAFERHATSKISNDHDLFRIRTLGFRGEALASIASVSKIIMWTSDGETEGTEVQIDGGRLVKHDNAAFRKGTDITVSQLFFNTPARLKYMKTIQTELGHTIDLVNRLALSHPTIAFKLSHYSQVLLQTAGSGDQRRVLSDIYGIAVARKMVSFAGENADYKVSGHVTLPEMTRASRNYMTLIVNGRWVKSNAINHAILDAFHTYLPIGRSPISVINVEGDPYLTDVNVHPSKQHIRMSKEGELLALIKESIQKAIRKNTIVPDAIKKEPAKKNQSEQVNMWNQFRTERPTTVAAPSMKPLEKPAYESYDLPENDPVEQKPWMVNEPQIALEEVEQQEVDKKFPALAPVGQVHGTYIVAQNEDGFFMIDQHAAQERIKYEFFRDKLSETDNEERQMLLIPLMFHYSADEKTKIEENMSMLQEVGIFLEEFGPSSYAVKEYPSWFPTGEETVIIEDIIEQVLTTRKIDIGKLREEAAIMMSCKRSIKANHHLTLADMERLLNDLSAVDNPFTCPHGRPVLIHFTTYELEKMFKRVM
- the hfq gene encoding RNA chaperone Hfq, with the protein product MKQVNMQETFLNSLRKNNTFVTVFLLNGFQLKGLIKSYDNYTVLLESDGKQQLIYKHAISTYVPTKPVILKDETE
- a CDS encoding alpha/beta fold hydrolase; amino-acid sequence: MREATLEMSDGFLIHAIVMKPEGNPIGHIHLLHGMSEHIGRYVEFAYYLVEKGYIVSGHDHRGHGKTAKMNGIKGHFADEDGFDHVVQDAFEVISKLREQYPSPRFVLFGHSMGSFVARRYVQLHGSEVDLAIFSGTGGDPGASRFAGQAVAYLHGKKNGFDQPDNFLNKLVFGGFNKSVHQPKTPFDWLSTDTEAVEKYLIDPACGVVPTTRFFADLFKGLGEIHDIDEINKIPKKLPIILFSGSEDPVGDSGKGVWSVAKQYNKAGLEDVTVLLFEGGRHEMLHEKNRQHVFKTVYDWIEKNEQIS
- the mutS gene encoding DNA mismatch repair protein MutS yields the protein MTTHTPMIQQYLKVKSEHKDAFLFFRLGDFYELFFTDAEEASQILEITLTSRDSGSRDRIPMCGVPYHAAAGYIETLVRKGHKVAICEQTEDPKEAKGIVKREVVKIITPGTMTEGKTIDANTNHFIGSADIIDGNKYALAYLDLATGEGKVESVEGDERTLIAEIEALGMKEVVVDEGLHLALSDSMAKRSIVLSIEYGEEQFEMENLFGAIPNEVKEACSMLVSYVRRTQKTALDHIRPFEFIQKQTKLSIDANSMRNLELIQSIRNGSKDGTLYWLLDETVTAMGARKLKMWIHQPLAEKRAIENRLDAVTELIEEFFLRDELKTSLKEVYDLERLAGRISMGSASGRDLAQLRNSLRRVPNIKKALHESERPLLNQFSERIDGCEEALHILELAIAENPPLSVKEGGIIKDGYDEKLDQYRDASKNGKAWLAELEREERERTGIKSLKIGYNRIFGYYIEITKSNIHLADLERYERKQTLANAERYITPELKEKEDLILNAEAGGLELEYQLFSKVRDSMKTHIRHIQHLASVLSELDVLLSFAAVSEKRNYVKPVFHDGKALEIKNGRHPVVEKMIDHSLYVPNNCKLTDEANMLLITGPNMSGKSTYMRQVALIVVMAQIGCYVPCDQASLPVTDQIFTRIGAADDLASGQSTFMMEMMESQFAIANATAQSLLLFDEIGRGTSTYDGMALAQAMMEHIHNEIGANTLFSTHYHELTNLDNELSRLENVHVAAMEQDGKVVFLHKVMAGPADKSYGIYVADLAGLPESLLNRAKTLLTTFENVEKRTVHEDEPTQLNFFDIQHDEQVTLSAEEQDVLTNLNDADLLNMTPFQALQYIHELKEKLRPKKG
- the miaA gene encoding tRNA (adenosine(37)-N6)-dimethylallyltransferase MiaA, with the protein product MTGLKKMSKYPEVIAIVGPTASGKTSLSIELAKIIGGEVINGDAMQVYKGLDIGTAKITEEEMNGIPHHLFDVKEPNEPFSVAEYQTDVRKWIKDIQGRGKTPIIVGGTGLYIQSVLFDFRFTEEAADLEVRKRLEHELAEKGAAYLYEKLVELDPVSAEKIHPNNHRRLVRALEIIEVTGKTKEDHEDDAGHASLYDHLIVGLEMDRDVLYERIGLRVDIMMEKGLLEEAKRLWDEEIRGVQSVQAIGYKELHQYIEEKLLLDDAVELIKKNTRNYAKRQMTYFRNKLDISWFDAELGTTEIVNRILAILKGFDNLGRIK